In Oncorhynchus nerka isolate Pitt River linkage group LG21, Oner_Uvic_2.0, whole genome shotgun sequence, the following are encoded in one genomic region:
- the LOC115109914 gene encoding synaptonemal complex central element protein 2-like, whose amino-acid sequence MSQLFFGKPAPTFQSTPKPGHHPSSPKDPEQGHGPDQDIPDETFSFVTLDESHGQQSEDSGIDISNISNRRNVHNSTSSELPGEETTTVLSSTIEEIGKKAQDLIERINQSRAMDQEIMTTFENKLMNKVSEVCQQVKEQMFSSYEEHGRGMEANLQELSEVLERSSQLSMELQGASQTLSAINNSLQQTAEN is encoded by the exons ATGTCCCAGCTCTTCTTTGGAAAGCCAGCCCCTACCTTTCAGTCTACACCAAAACCGGGTCATCATCCCTCATCACCCAAG GACCCTGAACAAGGACATGGGCCAGACCAGGACATCCCTGATGAGACATTTTCATTTGTGACACTGGATGAAAGCCATGGACAGCAAAG TGAGGACTCCGGCATCGACATTTCAAACATCTCCAATAGACGTAACGTACACAACAGTACTTCCAGTGAGCTCCCAGGTGAGGAGACTACGACTGTTCTCAGTTCAACGATAGAGGAGATAGGGAAGAAGGCCCAGGATCTGATAGAGAGAATAAACCAGAGCCGAGCCATGGACCAGGAAATCATGACCACCTTTGAGAACAAGTTAATGAATAAG GTGAGTGAGGTGTGCCAGCAGGTGAAGGAGCAGATGTTCAGCAGCTATGAGGAGCATGGCCGTGGGATGGAGGCCAATTTGCAAGAGCTGTCTGAGGTGCTGGAGAGGAGCAGTCAGCTCAGTATGGAGCTGCAGGGAGCCAGTCAGACCTTATCAGCCATCAACAACAGCCTGCAACAGACAGCTGAGAACTGA
- the LOC115110576 gene encoding phenylalanine--tRNA ligase alpha subunit-like: MADTGLVETLLRRVEKVDGGLDSQDVATSLGVDHQAIVGAVKSLLALGDVISAEQRSSKHWELTGEGCEIAEQGSHEARVVSSIPEEGMPQSQLMKLAFGKVGFSKAMSNKWIRLDKGHEGGPRIFKTVEHLEDLVRDKLLLVQKGQASQLQEKEKNELKKRKLLSEVTVKSYWITKGSCFSTTITKQETELTPEMIASGSWKEKKFKPYNFEALGVAPDCGHLHPLMKVRTQFRQIFLEMGFTEMPTNNFIESSFWNFDSLFQPQQHPARDQHDTFFLSDPAQAHEFPQDYLERVRKVHSEGGFGSQGYKYDWKIEEAQKNILRTHTTAVSARMLYKLAQQEKFTPVKYFSIDRVFRNETLDATHLAEFHQIEGVVADYGLTLGDLMGILHQFFNKLGITKLRFKPAYNPYTEPSMEVFSYHEGLKKWVEVGNSGMFRPEMLLPMGLPEGVTVIAWGLSLERPTMIKYGINNIRELVGHKVNLQMVYDSPVCRLDS; encoded by the exons ATGGCTGACACTGGTCTTGTAGAAACGCTTCTTCGGCGGGTGGAAAAGGTGGACGGTGGTCTCGACAGTCAAGATGTTGCGACCAGTCTCGGGGTGGACCACCAAGCTATCGTCGGTGCTGTGAAGAGCCTACTGGCACTTGGTGAT GTGATCTCAGCTGAGCAGCGCTCCTCGAAGCACTGGGAGCTGACTGGGGAAGGCTGTGAGATAGCCGAACAGGGCAGCCATGAGGCCCGAGTCGTCAGCTCCATCCCAGAGGAAGGGATGCCTCAGAGCCAGCTCATG AAACTAGCCTTTGGGAAGGTGGGTTTCAGCAAGGCCATGTCCAACAAGTGGATCCGTCTGGACAAGGGCCACGAGGGCGGACCCAGGATCTTCAAGACT gtggaGCACTTAGAAGACTTGGTGAGGGACAAGTTGCTCCTGGTACAGAAAGGCCAGGCGTCTCAactgcaggagaaggagaagaatgaGCTGAAGAAACGCAAACTGCTCTCTGAAGT GACGGTCAAGTCCTATTGGATCACAAAGGGCAGCTGTTTCAGCACCACCATCACTAAGCAGGAGACAGAGCTCACCCCTGAGATGATCGCTAG TGGGAGCTGGAAGGAGAAGAAGTTCAAGCCTTATAACTTTGAGGCTTTGGGTGTGGCCCCAGACTGTGGCCATCTGCATCCGCTCATGAAGGTCCGCACGCAGTTCAGACAGATCTTCCTGGAGATGGG CTTCACTGAGATGCCCACCAACAACTTCATTGAGAGCTCCTTCTGGAACTTTGACTCCCTGTTTCAGCCCCAGCAGCACCCAGCCAGGGACCAACACGACACCTTCTTCCTGTCTG ACCCAGCTCAGGCCCATGAGTTTCCCCAGGACTACctggagagagtgaggaaggtCCATTCAGAGGGAGGCTTTGGATCACAGGG gtaCAAGTATGACTGGAAGATTGAGGAGGCTCAGAAGAACATCCTCCGTACTCACACCACAGCAGTCAGCGCTCGCATGCTGTACAAACTCGCTCAGCAG GAAAAGTTCACCCCTGTCAAGTACTTTTCTATCGACAGAGTATTCCGTAATGAAACTCTGGATGCCACCCACTTGGCAGAGTTTCACCAGATTGAGGGAGTGGTGGCTGACTATGGCCTTACCCTGGGTGACCTCATGGGCATCCTTCATCAGTTTTTCAATAAACTAG GAATCACCAAATTACGCTTTAAACCGGCCTACAATCCATACACCGAGCCGAGCATGGAAGTGTTCAGCTATCATGAAG GGCTGAAGAAGTGGGTGGAGGTGGGAAACTCTGGGATGTTCAGGCCAGAGATGCTGCTGCCTATGGGGCTCCCTGAGGGGGTGACGGTCATCGCCTGGGGGCTGTCTCTGGAGAG GCCCACCATGATCAAGTATGGCATCAACAACATTCGTGAGCTGGTGGGACACAAGGTCAACCTGCAGATGGTCTACGACAGCCCTGTGTGTCGACTGGACTCTTAG